In Lemur catta isolate mLemCat1 chromosome 1, mLemCat1.pri, whole genome shotgun sequence, one DNA window encodes the following:
- the LOC123642386 gene encoding olfactory receptor 5H8-like — protein sequence MCSEDMEKENLTLLTEFILTGLTYQSEWKITLFLVFLVIYLITVMGNLGLIALIWSDPHLHIPMYLFLGSLAFVDAWLSSTVTPNMLVNFFAKSHMTSLSECMVQFFSFGISATTECFLLAAMAYDRYVAICKPLLYPVIMTNALCIRLLVLSFVGGFFHALIHEVFLFRLTFHNSNILHHFYCDIIPLLKISCTDPSINFLMVFILSGSIQVFTIVTVLISYSFVLITILKKNSAKGIRKAFSTCGAHLLSVSLYYGPALYMYVHPASPQAGDQDMMESLFYTVIIPLLNPIIYSLRNKQVIDSLTRTLKVNV from the coding sequence aTGTGTAGTGAGGACATGGAGAAGGAAAATTTAACATTGCTGACAGAGTTCATTCTCACAGGACTTACATATCAATCAGAGTGGAAAATCACCCTGTTCCTGGTGTTTCTGGTGATATATCTCATCACTGTCATGGGGAACCTTGGTTTGATTGCTCTCATCTGGAGTGACCCTCACCTTCACATCCCCATGTACTTATTCCTTGGGAGTTTAGCCTTTGTGGATGCTTGGTTATCATCCACAGTGACTCCCAACATGCTGGTCAACTTCTTTGCCAAGAGTCATATGACGTCTCTCTCTGAATGCATggtacaatttttttcctttggaatcaGTGCAACCACAGAATGTTTTCTCTTGGCAGCAATGGCGTATGATCGCTATGTAGCCATATGCAAACCTTTACTCTATCCAGTGATTATGACCAATGCACTATGCATCCGGCTATTAGTGTTGTCCTTTGTAGGTGGCTTTTTTCATGCCTTAATTCATGAAGTGTTTTTATTCAGATTAACCTTCCATAATTCTAACATACTACATCACTTTTACTGTGACATTATACCATTACTAAAAATTTCCTGTACTGACCCTTCTATTAATTTTctaatggtttttattttgtctgGTTCAATACAGGTATTCACCATTGTGACTGTACTTATCTCTTATTCATTTGTTCTCattacaatcttaaaaaagaactCTGCCAAAGGCATAAGGaaagccttctccacctgtggGGCTCATCtcttatctgtgtctttatacTATGGCCCTGCTCTTTACATGTATGTGCACCCTGCATCTCCACAAGCGGGTGATCAAGATATGATGGAGTCTCTGTTTTACACTGTCATAATTCCCTTGTTAAATCCAATTATCTACAGTCTGAGAAATAAGCAAGTCATAGATTCACTGACAAGAACATTAAAGGTAAATGTTTAG